In one Lycium barbarum isolate Lr01 chromosome 7, ASM1917538v2, whole genome shotgun sequence genomic region, the following are encoded:
- the LOC132604368 gene encoding F-box protein PP2-B10-like — protein sequence MEYFRLLPEGCISDILSFTSPKDAVISSTISKGFNSAVESDVIWEKFLPEDYQDIVSRYVSMRVCSSKKELYFSLCDSPVLIDGGKLRFSLDKKTGKKCFMISARELAIIWAVDTPWYWEWISHPDSRFSEVAHLKAVSWLDIRGTIGTQMLSKGTKYVAYLVFKLAEGHEGLEIANAVVRFVNRVSDKEAEERASVVTLVEKKVWRRKRNMKRPQKRVDGWMEIELGSFSNDTGDDGDVEARLMEIKRLHGKGGLIVQGMEFRPE from the exons ATGGAATATTTTCGATTGCTACCAGAAGGTTGTATATCTGATATTCTCTCCTTCACTTCACCAAAGGATGCAGTAATTTCATCTACAATATCCAAAGGTTTCAACTCTGCTGTTGAATCAGACGTTATTTGGGAAAAGTTTTTGCCCGAAGATTATCAAGATATTGTCTCGAGATATGTCTCCATGCGGGTTTGTTCCTCGAAAAAAGAGCTTTATTTTAGTCTGTGTGATTCTCCAGTTCTCATTGATGGAGGCAAACTG AGGTTTTCACTTGATAAGAAAACTGGGAAGAAATGTTTTATGATATCAGCAAGGGAACTTGCTATTATATGGGCCGTCGATACACCATGGTATTGGGAATGGATATCTCACCCAGACTCCAG ATTTTCAGAAGTAGCTCATCTCAAGGCTGTAAGTTGGCTAGATATACGAGGCACAATTGGAACGCAGATGTTGTCCAAAGGAACCAAATATGTTGCTTATTTAGTGTTCAAATTAGCAGAGGGACACGAGGGACTAGAAATTGCTAATGCAGTTGTTAGATTTGTGAATCGCGTGAGCGACAAAGAGGCTGAGGAAAGAGCTAGCGTCGTGACTCTAGTCGAAAAAAAAGTTTGGAGACGCAAACGTAACATGAAACGTCCGCAGAAAAGAGTTGATGGATGGATGGAAATAGAGTTGGGAAGTTTTTCCAACGATACAGGAGACGACGGAGATGTTGAAGCGCGATTGATGGAGATTAAGCGTCTTCATGGAAAAGGTGGTCTTATTGTTCAAGGAATGGAGTTTAGACCAGAATGA
- the LOC132604369 gene encoding pleiotropic drug resistance protein 1-like: MEPLNLSDLRGSSLRSSVRGSIRGSLRANNSNSIFRTNNVFNRSSRDEDDEEALKWAALEKLPTFDRLRKGLLFGPQGGGANEVDINDLGNQESKDLIDRLVKVADEDNEKFLRKLRDRIDRVGLDLPTIEVRYEHLKIEADAFVGSSALPTFTNFITNFIEPMLNALHILPNRKRKLTILDDVSGIIKPCRLTLLLGPPGSGKTTLLLALAGKLDAELRASGKVTYNGHELNEFVPQRTAAYISQHDLHIGEMTVRETLEFSARCQGVGSRYEMLAELSRREKAANIKPDPDIDIYMKAAATEGQEANVVTDYVLKILGLDICADTMVGDEMVRGISGGQKKRVTTGEMLVGPSKALFMDEISTGLDSSTTFSIVNSLRQTVQILNGTAVISLLQPAPETYDLFDDIILLSDGLIVYQGPREHVIGFFESMGFKCPDRKGVADFLQEVTSKKDQQQYWVRRDEPYRFITSNEFAEAYQAFHVGRKLGDELATSYDKSKSHPAALTTEKYGIGKKQLFKVCNEREFLLMKRNSFVYIFKFFQLLIMALITMTIFFRTEMHQDTMDDGGIYAGALFFVVIMNMFNGMSELGLIIYKLPVFFKQRDLLFFPSWAYAIPSWILKIPVTLVETALWVFLTYYVIGFDPHPARLFKQFLLLIIVSQMASGLFRFIGAVGRTLGVASIIGSFALLLQFALGGFVLSRDNVKKWWIWGYWTSPMMYSVNAILVNEFDGKRWKKIAPNGTEPLGAAVVKGRGFFPDASWYWIGVGALIGFTIVFNFFYSVALAYLNPFGKPQAMIPEDSEDAQTTSNEKENSNGEGQNKKKGMVLPFEPHSITFDDVIYSVDMPQEMKDQGATEDKLVLLKGVSGAFRPGVLTALMGVSGAGKTTLMDVLAGRKTGGYIEGDIKISGHPKKQDTFARISGYCEQNDIHSPYVTVYESLVYSAWLRLPHDVDKNSRKMFVEEVMDLVELGPLRSALVGLPGVNGLSTEQRKRLTIAVELVANPSIIFMDEPTSGLDARAAAIVMRAVRNTVDTGRTVVCTIHQPSIDIFEAFDELFLMKRGGQEIYVGPLGRHSCHLIKYFESMPGVSKIKDGYNPATWMLEVTTSAQEMMFGVDFTDLYKKSDLYKRNKALISELSVPRPGTKDLYFDTKYSQPFWTQCIACLWKQHWSYWRNPAYTAVRFLFTTLIALVFGTMFWDLGGRVGKSQDLFNAMGCMYATVLFLGTQNSSSVQPVVAVERTVFYRERAAGMYSAIPYAFGQIFIEIPYVFMQAVFCGAIMYAMIGFEWTVSKFIWYLFVLFFTLMYFTFYGMMTVAVTPNVSVAQVVGSFFYGVWNLFSGFIIPRPRMAIWWRWYYWCCPVAWTLYGLIASQFGDLQNKLSDEETVEQFLKRYFGFEHDFLPIVAVVIVGYTAVFGFTFAFAIKAFNFQTR, from the exons ATGGAGCCACTAAATTTAAGTGACTTACGAGGGAGTAGTTTAAGATCAAGTGTAAGAGGAAGTATAAGGGGTAGTTTAAGAGCAAATAATAGTAATTCAATATTTAGAACTAATAATGTATTTAATCGTTCATCaagagatgaagatgatgaagaggCACTTAAATGGGCTGCACTTGAAAAGTTACCAACATTTGATAGATTAAGAAAAGGTCTCTTATTTGGACCACAAGGTGGTGGAGCTAATGAAGTTGATATAAATGATCTTGGAAATCAAGAAAGTAAGGATTTGATTGATAGGCTTGTTAAAGTTGCTGATGAAGATAATGAGAAGTTCTTGAGGAAACTCAGGGATAGAATTGACAG AGTTGGGCTTGATTTGCCAACAATAGAAGTAAGATATGAGCATCTAAAAATTGAGGCAGATGCATTTGTAGGAAGCAGTGCTTTGCCTACATTTACCAACTTCATCACTAATTTTATTGAG CCAATGTTGAATGCTCTCCATATCCTACCAAATAGAAAGAGGAAGCTCACTATTCTTGACGATGTGAGTGGTATCATTAAGCCTTGCAGATTGACTTTGCTTTTGGGACCTCCTGGTTCTGGCAAAACTACTCTCTTATTAGCTTTGGCTGGAAAGCTTGATGCTGAACTTAGG GCTAGTGGGAAGGTGACATATAATGGACATGAACTGAATGAATTTGTGCCACAAAGAACTGCTGCTTATATTAGCCAGCATGATTTACACATTGGAGAAATGACTGTGAGAGAAACTTTGGAATTTTCTGCTAGATGCCAAGGAGTTGGCTCTCGTTACG AAATGTTGGCTGAACTGTCAAGAAGAGAGAAAGCAGCTAATATCAAGCCAGATCCTGATATTGATATCTATATGAAG GCAGCAGCAACAGAGGGACAAGAAGCTAATGTTGTTACCGATTATGTTCTTAAG ATTTTGGGACTAGACATTTGTGCAGATACTATGGTGGGAGATGAAATGGTAAGGGGTATTTCAGGAGGACAAAAGAAGCGTGTGACAACAGGTGAAATGCTTGTTGGACCGTCAAAGGCACTTTTCATGGACGAAATCTCTACTGGATTGGATAGTTCCACCACTTTTTCCATTGTGAACTCTCTAAGGCAAACTGTGCAAATCTTGAATGGAACTGCTGTGATATCTCTCTTGCAGCCAGCACCCGAGACCTACGATTTGTTTGATGACATTATTTTGTTATCAGATGGTCTAATTGTCTATCAGGGCCCTCGAGAACACGTCATTGGCTTCTTCGAATCCATGGGTTTCAAATGCCCTGATAGAAAAGGCGTGGCCGACTTCTTGCAAGAAGTGACATCAAAGAAGGATCAACAACAATATTGGGTGAGGAGGGATGAGCCTTACAGGTTTATCACATCAAACGAGTTTGCTGAGGCATATCAAGCATTCCATGTTGGGAGGAAACTTGGGGACGAGCTCGCAACCTCATATGACAAGAGCAAAAGCCATCCTGCTGCTCTGACAACTGAAAAGTACGGTATAGGGAAGAAACAGCTCTTCAAAGTCTGCAATGAAAGAGAATTCTTGCTAATGAAGAGGAACTCGTTTGTTTACATCTTCAAGTTCTTTCAG CTTTTAATTATGGCACTCATCACGATGACCATATTTTTCCGAACTGAGATGCACCAAGATACTATGGATGATGGAGGGATATATGCTGGTGCTCTCTTTTTCGTGGTCATTATGAATATGTTCAATGGAATGTCCGAGCTCGGGTTGATAATTTATAAACTTCCCGTCTTCTTCAAGCAAAGAGACCTTCtctttttcccttcatgggcttatGCAATTCCCTCATGGATACTCAAAATCCCAGTAACATTAGTTGAAACTGCTCTTTGGGTGTTTCTCACTTACTATGTCATTGGATTTGATCCACACCCCGCAAG ATTGTTCAAACAGTTCTTGCTACTCATAATAGTAAGCCAGATGGCATCAGGGCTGTTTCGATTCATCGGGGCAGTTGGCAGGACCCTGGGAGTTGCTAGTATAATTGGATCTTTTGCTCTGCTTTTACAATTTGCACTAGGTGGATTCGTTCTTTCACGAG ATAACGTGAAGAAATGGTGGATATGGGGTTACTGGACTTCACCTATGATGTATTCTGTGAATGCAATCCTtgtgaatgaatttgatggaaaaAGGTGGAAAAAA ATTGCACCAAATGGAACTGAGCCACTTGGAGCTGCTGTTGTAAAAGGTCGAGGCTTCTTCCCAGATGCATCGTGGTACTGGATAGGCGTTGGTGCACTTATTGGATTCACAATCGTGTTTAACTTCTTCTACAGCGTTGCACTCGCTTATCTCAACC CATTCGGTAAGCCGCAAGCTATGATACCGGAAGACAGTGAAGATGCCCAAACAACTAGCAACGAGAAAGAGAATTCCAATGGTGAGggtcaaaataagaaaaaaggaATGGTTCTTCCATTTGAACCACATTCCATCACCTTTGATGACGTTATTTACTCTGTCGACATGCCTCAG GAAATGAAAGATCAGGGTGCCACTGAAGACAAATTGGTACTTCTGAAGGGTGTAAGTGGAGCTTTCAGGCCCGGCGTTTTGACGGCTTTGATGGGAGTTAGTGGGGCTGGAAAAACAACGTTGATGGATGTATTGGCTGGAAGAAAAACAGGAGGATATATTGAGGGTGACATCAAGATTTCGGGCCATCCTAAGAAGCAAGACACATTTGCACGTATATCTGGATACTGTGAGCAGAATGACATCCATTCACCTTATGTTACAGTTTACGAGTCATTAGTATACTCAGCTTGGCTGCGTTTACCTCATGATGTTGACAAAAACAGCAGAAAG ATGTTTGTTGAGGAAGTTATGGATCTTGTGGAGCTTGGACCATTAAGATCAGCCTTAGTTGGTTTGCCAGGGGTCAACGGTCTCTCAACTGAGCAACGTAAAAGGTTGACCATTGCGGTGGAGCTAGTTGCTAACCCTTCTATCATTTTCATGGATGAACCAACTTCAGGGTTAGATGCAAGGGCTGCTGCAATTGTTATGAGAGCTGTTAGGAACACTGTTGACACAGGAAGAACTGTTGTTTGTACCATCCATCAGCCTAGTATCGACATTTTTGAAGCCTTTGATGAG CTCTTTCTGATGAAACGGGGAGGACAAGAGATATATGTTGGTCCATTGGGTCGCCATTCTTGTCATTTGATCAAATACTTTGAG TCAATGCCTGGAGTAAGTAAAATTAAAGATGGCTACAATCCAGCAACTTGGATGTTAGAAGTCACAACCTCGGCTCAGGAAATGATGTTTGGGGTTGATTTTACTGATTTATACAAGAAATCAGACCTTTACAAAAGGAACAAAGCATTGATTAGTGAATTGAGCGTGCCTCGCCCTGGCACAAAAGACCTGTATTTCGATACTAAATACTCACAACCTTTTTGGACCCAATGTATAGCTTGCCTCTGGAAGCAACACTGGTCATACTGGCGTAATCCTGCTTATACGGCTGTCAGATTTCTATTCACAACCTTGATTGCCCTGGTTTTTGGAACAATGTTCTGGGATCTTGGTGGTAGAGT GGGTAAGAGCCAAGATCTATTTAACGCAATGGGATGCATGTATGCTACTGTTCTCTTCCTCGGTACACAAAATTCATCATCAGTACAGCCTGTTGTAGCTGTTGAACGTACAGTATTTTACAGAGAAAGAGCTGCTGGAATGTATTCTGCCATACCCTATGCCTTTGGACAG ATTTTCATTGAAATCCCATATGTATTTATGCAAGCTGTTTTCTGTGGTGCCATTATGTACGCTATGATTGGATTTGAATGGACAGTCTCAAAGTTCATTTGGTACTTGTTTGTCCTGTTTTTCACCCTCATGTACTTCACTTTCTACGGTATGATGACCGTTGCTGTGACACCAAATGTAAGTGTTGCTCAAGTTGTTGGCTCCTTCTTCTATGGCGTATGGAATCTTTTCTCAGGATTCATCATTCCACGACCC CGGATGGCCATATGGTGGAGATGGTATTATTGGTGTTGTCCCGTTGCATGGACCTTGTACGGTTTGATTGCATCACAATTTGGAGATCTCCAGAATAAACTTAGTGATGAAGAAACAGTGGAACAATTCTTGAAACGTTACTTTGGCTTCGAGCATGATTTTCTTCCAATAGTTGCAGTCGTGATTGTTGGATACACTGCTGTTTTTGGCTTCACATTTGCTTTCGCTATTAAGGCGTTCAACTTCCAGACGAGATAA